The Euphorbia lathyris chromosome 8, ddEupLath1.1, whole genome shotgun sequence genome has a window encoding:
- the LOC136203393 gene encoding photosynthetic NDH subunit of subcomplex B 3, chloroplastic, whose translation MAAMNFSAVSMRLPELSSGKRKTFRYSSMVDKKSVSTASLIVAVSSLDPSPVTAEKPEIELEFIGPKPDDPVEKAKAVSGEKLLRNIMLDNKIELYAPYGKLMNCGGGGSCGTCIVEIVDGKALLNEKTNTEHRYLIKKPESWRLACQTIVGNKENSGKVVVQRLPQWKK comes from the exons ATGGCAGCCATGAATTTCTCCGCAGTATCAATGCGACTGCCGGAACTATCTTCCGGAAAGCGAAAAACATTCCGTTACTCGTCTATGGTGGATAAGAAATCCGTCTCCACCGCATCATTAATTGTCGCTGTAAGCTCATTGGATCCTTCACCTGTTACAGCCGAAAAGCCTGAGATTGAGCTCGAATTCATTGGG CCGAAGCCGGATGATCCAGTGGAGAAAGCTAAAGCGGTAAGTGGAGAGAAGCTATTGAGGAACATCATGTTGGATAACAAGATCGAGCTTTATGCTCCATAT GGGAAACTAATGAACTGTGGAGGAGGTGGAAGTTGTGGAACCTGCATTGTAGAG ATTGTTGATGGAAAAGCTCTTTTGAATGAAAAAACAAATACTGAACACCGTTACCTTATCAAG AAACCTGAATCGTGGAGGCTTGCTTGTCAAACTATCGTTGGAAATAAGGAAAACTCTGGCAAG GTTGTGGTTCAAAGGTTGCCACAATGGAAGAAATGA